The following are encoded in a window of Gossypium raimondii isolate GPD5lz chromosome 13, ASM2569854v1, whole genome shotgun sequence genomic DNA:
- the LOC105765465 gene encoding uncharacterized protein LOC105765465, with the protein MEDKVRLIYERLKDVSDKQKSYVDLRRWDIEYQVGDKVFLKVSASTKVLRFGQKGKLSPRLIGPYQVIERIGPVAYHLQFLPKLERIHDAFHVSMLRKYRSDPSHVVPVEEIEVQSNLTYYEELVEILARKDKVLRNKMILLVNVLWRNHKTKEATWEIEDVMRHQYPYLLDSGQNFEDEISF; encoded by the coding sequence ATGGAAGATAAGGTGAGATTGATCTATGAGAGACTAAAGGATGTGTCTGATAAACAAAAGTCTTATGTCGATCTGAGACGTTGGGACATTGAGTATCAAGTTGGTGATAAAGTTTTTCTTAAGGTTTCAGCTTCGACGAAGGTGTTGAGGTTCGGCCAGAAGGGCAAGCTAAGCCCGAGGTTAATTGGTCCATATCAGGTTATCGAGAGGATAGGACCGGTAGCCtatcatcttcaatttctaccCAAGCTTGAGCGGATCCACGATGCTTTCCATGTGTCGATGTTGCGAAAGTACCGATCAGATCCATCTCATGTTGTGCCAgttgaggagatcgaggttcAATCAAATCTCACGTATTATGAGGAGCTAGTGGAAATCTTAGCTCGTAAGGATAAGGTCTTGCGTAATAAGATGATTCTATTGGTGAATGTTTTGTGGCGTAATCACAAGACTAAAGAAGCTACGTGGGAAATTGAGGATGTGATGAGACATCAATATCCGTATCTACTTGATTCAGGTcaaaatttcgaggacgaaatttctttttag